From Fusarium oxysporum f. sp. lycopersici 4287 chromosome 10, whole genome shotgun sequence, the proteins below share one genomic window:
- a CDS encoding hypothetical protein (At least one base has a quality score < 10) — MRNRQFHLMQRHPLLARKSWGKTRSRSRVSETGSSITSTSNDSSQSKRKRNESPATTAAPSLNAKYCDITTANMLQMLQNSSPGRGLSWNNPFVGTDVPSFLSMDPTLDAQSLAMSFSSPESASQIVAQDDIDEALPELTKQTSHAVTDALDNSTSYSGSQDFDINNLWDLDFSEINSAPLDTLSSTESPANGHNAVQVKRRARLPSNDWSGYPNFSPSPFTSDSLIMQTSNRYMITESLLQIYHDVLENNLACWLAEENCPYKLQVVARASPASEPNLGATPGPSRQNPNLPPEWGAAWSNRMYRRVVELDRAAQSARLINLTRSESQAASRVLDLVIMAFTTQWAQGNRRQERFSMGANDFATEADDLADALNQEFEESLQQSVWEQAKRALQEVVDVESYRVIYAELIFGLTQKPWASDEYQQKSFGSKKEKSGKGIKENAMPEIIEIMSQEGPHIYLERATRKIHALKFRFEASESGFMETSKKHAPRRLTEENRRTIGLLYWLAVMFDTVSSSMNERPVALADEDCQHEDADQILADSMRAAQKSRRGSQRWEMELFIQDDATKPTVGTRWPCSYDDAMQMVAKSAPVKILIYRHLSYLQNALRKQECPQAIEEIIQQTTLLYRYWNMTHGAFFRDLIRHYDTVPPRIRSWFFCIAVPWHLGALMLADVLEFIDKNGYGLDQARQKRLSGNVAARIRKASAIELADLAQVTTPRLFQEAGINAAQLPDYHFAVSEGPLLTEPWTATAA, encoded by the exons TCAAGCATCACCAGCACTTCCAACGACAGCTCTCAGAGCAAGAGGAAGCGCAATGAGTCTCCCGCCACCACTGCTGCCCCTTCGCTCAACGCAAAGTATTGCGACATCACCACAGCAAACATGCTGCAGATGCTTCAGAACTCTTCACCAGGACGAGGTCTGTCTTGGAACAATCCCTTCGTTGGCACAGATGTCCCTTCCTTTCTGTCCATGGACCCAACCCTCGATGCTCAAAGCCTtgcgatgagcttctcaagtcCAGAGAGTGCTTCGCAGATAGTCGCGCAGGACGATATTGATGAAGCACTGCCAGAACTTACCAAGCAGACTTCTCATGCGGTAACTGACGCCCTGGACAACTCGACATCCTATTCAGGCTCACAAGACTTTGACATCAATAATCTCTGGGACTTGGACTTCTCGGAAATTAACTCTGCCCCTCTAGACACGCTATCATCAACGGAATCTCCAGCCAACGGACACAACGCAGTTCAGGTGAAACGCAGAGCCCGCCTGCCATCTAACGATTGGTCCGGATATCCAAACTTCTCGCCGTCGCCATTCACTAGCGACTCTCTCATTATGCAGACCTCCAATCGATATATGATCACCGAGAGTCTTCTTCAGATATATCATGATGTGCTCGAGAACAATCTTGCCTGCTGGCTAGCTGAGGAGAACTGCCCATATAAGCTACAAGTTGTCGCTCGCGCGAGTCCAGCGTCAGAACCCAACTTAGGTGCAACTCCAGGACCCTCTCGTCAGAATCCGAATCTTCCGCCGGAATGGGGCGCGGCTTGGTCGAATAGGATGTATCGTCGTGTCGTGGAATTAGATCGCGCCGCACAGTCAGCGAGGTTGATCAATCTGACGCGGTCTGAAAGTCAAGCAGCATCTCGAGTATTAGATCTCGTTATAATGGCCTTCACAACACAATGGGCCCAAGGCAACCGTCGACAAGAAAGGTTTTCCATGGGGGCGAACGACTTTGCCACCGAAGCAGATGACTTGGCAGATGCTCTAAATCAAGAGTTTGAAGAGAGTTTACAGCAGTCAGTATGGGAGCAAGCAAAACGAGCACTGCaggaagttgttgatgtcgaGTCATATCGTGTCATCTACGCCGAACTCATCTTTGGTCTAACACAAAAGCCTTGGGCTAGTGATGAGTACCAACAGAAATCGTTTGGAtccaagaaagaaaaaagtgGTAAAGGCATCAAAGAGAACGCGATGCCGGAGATTATCGAGATCATGTCGCAAGAAGGACCTCATATATACCTAGAGCGGGCAACAAGGAAGATTCATGCACTCAAGTTCAGGTTTGAAGCTAGTGAATCTGGTTTCATGGAGACGAGCAAAAAGCATGCTCCTCGAAGATTGACAGAGGAGAACAGGCGAACCATCGGGTTGCTTTACTGGCTCGCTGTCATGTTCGACACAGTCTCTTCTTCAATGAACGAACGGCCGGTCGCACTAGCCGATGAGGATTGCCAACACGAAGATGCAGATCAGATACTGGCTGACAGCATGAGAGCTGCTCAGAAAAGCCGAAGAGGAAGTCAGCGATGGGAAATGGAATTGTTCATCCAAGATGATGCGACGAAACCAACAGTCGGAACACGATGGCCATGTTCATATGACGATGCGATGCAAATGGTAGCCAAGTCAGCGCCCGTAAAAATTCTGATTTACCGTCATCTTTCATACCTACAGAATGCTTTGCGAAAACAAGAGTGTCCCCAAGCAATCGAGGAGATCATTCAACAGACGACTTTGCTATATCGTTACTGGAATATGACACACGGAGCCTTCTTCCGAGATCTGATACGGCATTACGACACAGTTCCACCACGGATTAGAAGCTGGTTCTTCTGCATCGCAGTACCATGGCATCTCGGCGCCCTGATGCTCGCAGACGTTCTCGAGTTCATCGACAAGAATGGCTACGGTCTCGATCAAGCCCGCCAAAAGCGACTAAGCGGCAACGTCGCAGCACGAATCCGCAAAGCCAGCGCCATCGAACTCGCCGACCTCGCACAAGTAACAACACCGCGCCTTTTCCAAGAAGCTGGTATAAACGCCGCGCAACTCCCAGATTATCACTTTGCAGTCAGCGAGGGACCACTATTAACGGAGCCTTGGACT GCTACGGCCGCCTAA